The Collinsella aerofaciens genomic interval AGCTCTACGTCTGACGCGAAGCTCGTGGCGACGACGGGCATGTGCTCGTTGGGCTCGTAGCCGCACGCCCAAGGGTCGGTCTTCTTAGCGGGGGCCTTGGTGCCGAGGCAGGACCTCAACACGAACGCGAGGCCGGTGAGGACCACGAGCGCGATGGCGATCGCGGGGGTGGAGGTGGCGGCACCGGAAATCTCGTTCACCAGAGACACGCCCGAGGTGGCTGTGACGGCAGAGCCGGCAAGCACGCTCTGGGCGACGTCGCCCAGAACCGGGGCGATGACGGGAGAGCCGATTCCCAGCACCACGCAGATGGCCGCGAGGAGCATCTGCGAGAACAACATCGGAGCCGGGGACTCCTTGGCGTTCGCGGCCTCCTGGGAACGAGGGCTGCTCGCGAACGAGACGCCGTAGGCCTTCACGAAGCACGTGACGGCCAGGGCACCGGTGATGGCGAGGGCGGCCGCGGAGGCGACGGCGAACACCATGACGACCGGGTCGGAGAGCGTCGAGATGTTGAACAGGGACTGGTAGGTGAACCACTCGGAAACGAAGCCGTTGAGCGGCGGGATAGCCGAGATGGCAAGGGCACCGATGAGGAAGCAGACGGCCGTGACCGGCATACGGCGGAACAGGCCGCCCATCTTCTCCATGTTGCGCGTACCCGTGGCATAGAGCAGGGAGCCCGCGCCGAGGAACAGCTCGCCCTTGAACATGGCGTGGTTGAGCGTGTGGTAGAGGGCGGCCATGAGCGCGATCGTCGCGATGACGTCGTTGCCCAGGGCGTGCGCCGTCATGGACGCGCCGACACCGAGCAAGATGATGCCGATGTTCTCGACGGAGTGGTAGGCCAGCAGGCGCTTAATGTCGTGCTCGTGGAGGGCGTAGACGACGCCCAGGACCGACGAGATGGATCCAAAGACCAGGACCATGAGGCCCCACCAGAGCTGGACGCCCGAACCCGCGAGCAGGTCGAGACCGACCTTGAGGATTCCCAGGATGCCGATCTTGATCATGCCGCCGGACATGAGGGCGGACACGTTGGACGGCGCCTCGGGGTGCGCCTGGGGCAGCCAGG includes:
- the hyfB gene encoding hydrogenase 4 subunit B, giving the protein MDSMTLFIASLAVSCIGALASVLLIKADNAAKTAGCLIGAVAAVLSFIAGLEAVLGDVSSLNTVFFFPFARLELLLNGLAGLIVVLISILAFAGFIYGLSYFDEYPGKVGRAGFFMNTFVASMMLVITADNVFWFLVAFELMSLTSYFLVVIEENKNSIRGGWLYFVIAHVGFVLIMASFLLMTNGVGGSFSFSDFRTHDFGPAVSSACFVLAFFGFGAKAGIIPLHSWLPQAHPEAPSNVSALMSGGMIKIGILGILKVGLDLLAGSGVQLWWGLMVLVFGSISSVLGVVYALHEHDIKRLLAYHSVENIGIILLGVGASMTAHALGNDVIATIALMAALYHTLNHAMFKGELFLGAGSLLYATGTRNMEKMGGLFRRMPVTAVCFLIGALAISAIPPLNGFVSEWFTYQSLFNISTLSDPVVMVFAVASAAALAITGALAVTCFVKAYGVSFASSPRSQEAANAKESPAPMLFSQMLLAAICVVLGIGSPVIAPVLGDVAQSVLAGSAVTATSGVSLVNEISGAATSTPAIAIALVVLTGLAFVLRSCLGTKAPAKKTDPWACGYEPNEHMPVVATSFASDVELFMGPLYTLREVCTKICWSIAHVFQKLTGVAQGVEPLPDRFLVDAPSEGADKLAGLASKIEGGNYSVYICYIVAALVVFLVLAVVMV